Within Diospyros lotus cultivar Yz01 chromosome 15, ASM1463336v1, whole genome shotgun sequence, the genomic segment TTCTTTAAATTGTTCACTTCAGTAACAAGTTTAGAAAAGTGACCGTTGATGTTATGtttggaataatttttttttatggaaaaaaaaaaaagaaaacaaaaatgagacAATTTCCTATGTGTGTGTAGGTGTGTATTTTTACTTGAACTAAAAAacatttcattttgttttcatttcctCTTCTCCCACTAGTCCTTGTTACAAACaatataattactaaattatctccaataataataaaaaaaaaagtgtagaTATCATAATGGATTTTTGTGTTTCAATTGGAGCATTATTCCTAGTTATGAAGGCTTCTAATTTTGCATGTTGTGATGCAATTCCACTAATTAATGGGATCATCTTTTAAGAATTCCTTATGCTTCCTAATTTTGAtgtaacatattaaaaaattcctTGATATCTACTGCTCATATTTTTTTGCCCTTATGTTTTATGCAGAAGTTATATGAAGACATGGAGAATCGTATCACATTTACAACTAAACTTGGAAGAGTCCCAGAAAACACGAGCTCAGAACATGAAGGATATCTTCAATGGAACAAATTTTCATCTAAATATGACCATCACACCATACTTCAAGTATTTCACaccttattttcttcatttagcATTTAATCTTCTTGTTCTCCTCTGATATATGAAAATGCTAAAATTAACCAAGTTGTAGTAATTATTTACCTTTGAGAATTTCTTTCTTGGCTATATTTTTAGACACTAATTGATGGGAGAGACTCAAATACCAAGGATATTAAAGGTTGTTCATTGCCAACTCTTGTATACTTAGCCAGGGAGAAGAGACCAAAGCATCCTCATAATTTCAAAGCAGGAGCTATGAATGCATTGGTAATGAAAATGAACTATGAAAATTAACTAATACTTTATATGTTGAAAAGCTTGCTTCTATAAAATTATGTTCATTTTGCAGATAAGGGTGTCATCAGAAATTAGCAATGGGCAAGTAATATTAAATGTGGATTGTGATATGTACTCGAATCATTCATGTTCTGTGAGAGATGCACTTTGTTTCTTCTTGGATGAAGAAAAAGGACATGAAATTGCCTTCGTCCAGTTCCCACAGGGTTTCGAAAATGTTACAAAGAATGAATTATATGGTAGTTCTTTAAGAGTTATATATGAGGTAAGTGTTCTTTTAAAATgatgaactatatatatatacatcatctttttgaaatgttttcttatttttgaacttgacaaaaatgaagatggaattcCGTGGTTTCGATGGTTATGGAGGTCCTCTTTATATTGGAACTGGTTGTTTCCATCGAAGAGATACCTTATGCAATAGAAAATTCAACAAGGATACTAGGATTGAGTGGAAGATGGAGAACGATAGGAATATAAAAGAAACTGCAAGTAAATTAGAGGAAAGACTTAAAGGACTTGCAAGTTGTGGATATGAAGAGAATACTCAATGGGGAAAacaggttctctctctctctctctctagttttGTGTCTATTGTACAAAGGCAAGTGTTTATGACTTGGGGCTTGTTTTCATATGCAGATGGGCTTGAAATATGGTTGTCCAGTTGAAGATGTGATAACTGGGCTATTGATTCAATGTCAAGGATGGAAATCCGTGTATTATAATCCAACAAGGAAGGGTTTCTTAGGTGTTGTTCCAACCTCATTGAATGACACACTTTTGCAGCACAAGAGATGGTCCGAAGGTGTTCTACAGATTTTGCTATCTAAGTATAGTCCTCTAAGGTATGGAGTTGGAAGAATTAGCCTTGGCCTTCAATTGGGATATTGCACACACTGCCTCTGGGCTCTGAACTGCTTCGGAACGTTATATTACTCTATTGTCCCTTCACTTTACCTTCTAAGAGGCGTCTCTTTGTTCCCACAGGTGTGTTCACATTTCAATTTCTAATTGTGTCATTATTACCATAGTATTAATTGTGTCATTGTTTCCATAATGTTAATATGCAATTCCTTTCCTTTTTAGAAGAATTGGTTTGgtcttatttttgtttgttaaattGAGAAGTCATTGAATCATCACCATGATGCAGGTATGagccaattttttttgtaaagtcaaccaaaattttgcaaatttaggttatttatttaattattttttgttacacaaacaataaaaattgatttgaacTTTGAGGTTGAAAGCGATTCTCTTAAACAACACATAATGGGAAAGAGTActttaaaaaaaactctttaataaataaacataatgtTCTTAATGATTCTATTCTTATGTGGTTAAGGTAAAGAATCAAACCCAAAATTTTCTCTTTCCATTGATTTTTTAGTGTAATATCTATTTTATCACCATTCATGTCTTCATTTATgctttcacatgataaatatGATGTTACATGATTGCAAGTGAACAATACATATTTTGTGTAACTCAAATGattacactaaaaataaaaaggcaagACGTGAAATGGAAAATTATCCATAAAAATGTAGAATATCAATCTCTTAAGTTTCTAAATTGATTCGAACCATTAGCATGATATTAGGGATTGGTGTATATGATTGTGTATCTCGATTATATTATAGGGATTGAATAAGATTATTTATATAAGGATTGCATATATAGGACCATGGTATCTACCAAATGTGTTGACTTTtctcattataaaatttatatacatGAGTATAAATACCCATACACATATACTGAAATAGAGCATGTAATATCAAGGACGTAAGGATTGgccacaaattaatttatacaaTTTAATCGAAATTTTGATCATGTGTGCTAGTGAGATAGATTGGAATTGCTtgtaaagacaaaaaaaaaaaaaaaagaaaaaaaaagaaaggaaaaactatCCTACGGCTTGTTCAAGATAAAGTCACTTCGATATTTAAGTCAACAAGAGATTTAGGGAACTCAAAGTTATAAGAATTGTAACCATCATACATTTGGCTCACCTTTCGAGgtttttttttaaccttttaaGATGAGGATAGTGATAAGGATAGTTAGTCTCGTCTATTTTGGAAAGGATTATTTGATTCCCTTTATTTCATGAGTTTGTGattgagttgagttgagttgtGATTGGAAAATAACTGTTGATTAAGGACATGTGAGATCAAGAAGACTTGGATTGCCAATCCCTTAATTTTATGTTCTCTAGATGTTATGGATAAACCTAAGGGGTAATTTGATAGGTTTTGGAGATCTTCTCTTagagaaattctattcacagccaTACTTTTTGCTTTTCGCACCCACTTtctaatatacctaaaatatccTTGAacgaaaattcaattttatctttcattttattcaatgcTCAACTACCCACATTACGCAACCACCTACCATCGTACTTTTTTCTCATCGGCCAAACTCTGTAattcatttcttattattttatgcttGCCAT encodes:
- the LOC127791398 gene encoding cellulose synthase-like protein E6 isoform X3; translation: MGSKGEYVPLFETSRGKGRAIYKAFVASVFVGIVSILTYRATNIPAWEEDGFVGWIFCFAAELWFGFYWLLSQSLRWNPTYRRTFKNRLSQRFQDDELPGVDVFVCTADPNMEPPAMVANTVLSVMAYDYPPEKLSVYVSDDAASELTFYALLEASRFAKHWIPFCKQFMVEPRSPAAYFLSSSSSRDSVPAECFNSVKKLYEDMENRITFTTKLGRVPENTSSEHEGYLQWNKFSSKYDHHTILQTLIDGRDSNTKDIKGCSLPTLVYLAREKRPKHPHNFKAGAMNALIRVSSEISNGQVILNVDCDMYSNHSCSVRDALCFFLDEEKGHEIAFVQFPQGFENVTKNELYGSSLRVIYEMEFRGFDGYGGPLYIGTGCFHRRDTLCNRKFNKDTRIEWKMENDRNIKETASKLEERLKGLASCGYEENTQWGKQMGLKYGCPVEDVITGLLIQCQGWKSVYYNPTRKGFLGVVPTSLNDTLLQHKRWSEGVLQILLSKYSPLRYGVGRISLGLQLGYCTHCLWALNCFGTLYYSIVPSLYLLRGVSLFPQQEFDNDENRSFKGLKPMVTTICVRDNLRKHIQRG
- the LOC127791398 gene encoding cellulose synthase-like protein E1 isoform X2, translated to MGRRRVCGLDFLLCGGALVRLLLAPIPISSLEPHLSPHLQEQALPEDDELPGVDVFVCTADPNMEPPAMVANTVLSVMAYDYPPEKLSVYVSDDAASELTFYALLEASRFAKHWIPFCKQFMVEPRSPAAYFLSSSSSRDSVPAECFNSVKKLYEDMENRITFTTKLGRVPENTSSEHEGYLQWNKFSSKYDHHTILQTLIDGRDSNTKDIKGCSLPTLVYLAREKRPKHPHNFKAGAMNALIRVSSEISNGQVILNVDCDMYSNHSCSVRDALCFFLDEEKGHEIAFVQFPQGFENVTKNELYGSSLRVIYEMEFRGFDGYGGPLYIGTGCFHRRDTLCNRKFNKDTRIEWKMENDRNIKETASKLEERLKGLASCGYEENTQWGKQMGLKYGCPVEDVITGLLIQCQGWKSVYYNPTRKGFLGVVPTSLNDTLLQHKRWSEGVLQILLSKYSPLRYGVGRISLGLQLGYCTHCLWALNCFGTLYYSIVPSLYLLRGVSLFPQVSSPWLLPFAYVTICVNIYSVVEFLWCQGTILGWWNEQRMWLYKRTTSYLYASIDVILGLLGLSTTSFVVTNKVFDPDVSQRYKQEVMEFGTSIPMFTILATLALLNLFSLIWVVNKVLLTKDGLMLCKTMVLQILLCSLLVVINLPLYQALFLRKDKGNMPSSITTKSTFLALFICSCFVFLY